In Marinobacter sp. ANT_B65, the following proteins share a genomic window:
- a CDS encoding methyl-accepting chemotaxis protein: MRRNEPVTRNERTYPGDLNLITTTDLDGRITAANEAFSEVSGYTADELIGQHHNVIRHPDMPPGAFGDLWQTIQNGDSWRGIVKNRCKNGDHYWVDAFVTPIFSQGRIVEYQSVRVLPDRAQIKRAELAYAAWNQGNVPRRFLAISPALPWKLLCLYGVLATGLLALGLTALPASSLAFLQLLLLAVFLILHWLTRPMVRSARAACHGAHPAMPWIYTGRRDESAWIEFDRQKRDATLRAVSARMHTNVGQLHGNKQRAIEWVSHSVSSIRSQREDIHSITQAFDELARSVRSVSELTNRTHDATIDASKSAVHCQQQMQIMNDNLSNLQNQLSAANERITALSEKSDTIGLVLDVISDIAKQTNLLALNAAIEAARAGDAGRGFAVVADEVRGLAQRTHESTQKIEEIIDALQSETHNVVEVIDRGASACKQTTFMGSEASKALTSTLKDIDIITSCTHEVTGATEEQSALSLQVQQQVSRLLTLGDESVRSSESARQESEDLGSSVDQAQLLTSHFLTMLSGRLPAVRAKSRAKP, encoded by the coding sequence ATGCGCAGAAATGAACCTGTCACCCGGAATGAGCGCACCTATCCGGGTGATCTGAATCTTATTACCACTACAGACCTGGATGGCCGGATTACCGCAGCCAATGAGGCGTTCTCGGAGGTTTCCGGCTATACCGCCGATGAGCTGATAGGCCAGCACCATAACGTTATACGACACCCCGACATGCCACCGGGAGCCTTTGGCGACCTGTGGCAAACCATACAAAATGGTGACTCATGGCGCGGGATTGTAAAAAACCGGTGTAAAAATGGTGACCACTACTGGGTGGACGCGTTTGTAACGCCAATATTTAGTCAAGGCCGGATTGTTGAGTATCAGTCTGTCCGTGTACTCCCAGATCGCGCCCAGATCAAGCGGGCGGAATTGGCTTACGCTGCCTGGAATCAAGGCAATGTTCCCCGGCGCTTTCTTGCCATCAGTCCAGCTCTGCCATGGAAGCTGCTCTGCCTGTACGGAGTGCTGGCGACCGGGCTCCTGGCTCTTGGCCTGACGGCACTGCCCGCCTCAAGCCTGGCGTTTCTTCAACTGCTGTTACTGGCAGTTTTTCTGATTCTGCATTGGCTGACACGCCCCATGGTCCGGAGCGCAAGGGCCGCCTGTCACGGCGCTCATCCGGCTATGCCATGGATCTATACCGGTCGCCGTGATGAAAGCGCATGGATTGAGTTCGACCGGCAAAAACGTGACGCGACTCTGCGCGCGGTTTCAGCCCGTATGCACACCAATGTCGGGCAACTGCACGGAAACAAACAGCGTGCGATTGAGTGGGTATCGCATTCAGTCTCCAGCATTCGCAGTCAACGCGAGGATATCCATAGCATTACCCAGGCATTTGACGAACTCGCGCGCAGCGTCAGAAGTGTCAGTGAGCTGACAAACAGAACCCATGACGCGACCATAGACGCCAGTAAATCGGCCGTTCACTGCCAGCAGCAGATGCAGATAATGAACGACAATCTGTCGAACCTGCAAAACCAGCTCTCCGCAGCCAACGAGCGAATAACTGCTCTGTCAGAAAAAAGTGACACGATCGGGCTGGTACTCGACGTGATTTCCGATATTGCCAAGCAAACCAATCTGCTGGCGCTCAACGCGGCTATTGAAGCTGCACGGGCCGGCGATGCGGGGCGTGGTTTCGCCGTCGTTGCGGATGAAGTCCGCGGACTGGCCCAGCGTACCCATGAATCCACGCAAAAAATTGAGGAAATTATCGACGCTTTACAAAGCGAAACCCATAACGTCGTGGAGGTTATTGATCGTGGCGCCAGCGCCTGCAAGCAAACCACCTTCATGGGCAGCGAGGCCAGCAAGGCACTCACGTCTACCCTGAAGGACATTGACATTATTACCAGCTGCACCCATGAAGTGACCGGGGCTACGGAAGAGCAGTCTGCTCTCAGCCTGCAGGTACAGCAACAAGTAAGTCGACTGCTTACATTGGGTGATGAGTCTGTCCGCAGCAGCGAAAGCGCCAGACAGGAATCCGAGGATCTGGGAAGCAGTGTGGATCAGGCGCAACTGCTCACCAGTCACTTCCTGACAATGCTTTCCGGCCGGTTGCCAGCCGTTCGGGCCAAATCGCGGGCAAAGCCATAG
- a CDS encoding putative bifunctional diguanylate cyclase/phosphodiesterase, with product MQFEQQQDFRALVEQYPRAIMLVTKESRITYVNCMFRSVTGYGQDEVVGQPPSILSSGLHAPEFYQAMWQTLSSEGRWEGLIWNRKKSGEVYPQWLSIYPMNLEGRQAYVGMFMDMGERTGVDERLASLAYYDPLTELPNRSLFQEFLKARVSQHSLDGACFSVLFIDLDFFKSINDLHGHECGDGVLKQAAMCIQSVVGKVDVVARLSGDEFAVIVELQGMEELKEVCQRMIQAFRAPVIVGQREYFLSASVGAAVFPIHGKSGTELLQKADRAMYAAKLAGRACYRIYSEADDAQGRLEQRLSEALVTSLKTSPDEFRVVYQPQYDLRSGQAVGMEALLRWDHPDFGPVSPADFVPLAERRGLIHEMTQYLVRGILADLLAFPPERSEFRLAINISARQITDARLGLVIGPLFKRIQELGWQLEIEITETHIMHLTRQCLETLKEFRDQGVGIAIDDFGTGYSSLAYLQNLPVQVLKIDRQFIRRLGTENSDSRIVSAILGIAEALELEVVAEGIENQAQYQELRGLDCQRGQGFLMARPQPWEQIRMMMLDPYH from the coding sequence ATGCAGTTTGAGCAGCAGCAAGATTTCAGAGCTTTGGTGGAGCAATACCCTCGCGCCATCATGTTGGTCACCAAAGAGTCCAGGATTACCTACGTAAACTGCATGTTTCGTTCAGTGACCGGCTATGGGCAGGATGAGGTGGTGGGCCAGCCACCCTCGATTCTGAGTTCCGGGCTGCATGCACCGGAATTCTACCAGGCCATGTGGCAGACATTGAGCAGCGAGGGACGCTGGGAAGGGTTGATCTGGAACCGGAAAAAAAGCGGAGAGGTCTACCCGCAATGGCTCAGCATTTACCCTATGAATCTTGAAGGGCGACAGGCCTATGTCGGCATGTTTATGGATATGGGCGAACGAACCGGTGTGGATGAGCGTCTGGCATCACTCGCCTATTACGACCCCCTTACGGAGCTACCCAATCGCTCTTTATTTCAGGAGTTTCTGAAAGCCCGGGTCAGTCAGCATTCTCTTGATGGTGCCTGCTTTTCTGTTTTGTTTATTGATCTGGATTTTTTCAAGTCGATCAATGATCTGCATGGGCATGAGTGTGGCGATGGTGTGCTGAAACAGGCTGCCATGTGTATTCAGAGCGTGGTTGGCAAGGTTGATGTGGTTGCACGGCTGTCAGGTGACGAGTTTGCGGTTATTGTAGAACTGCAAGGCATGGAGGAGTTGAAGGAGGTCTGTCAGCGCATGATTCAGGCTTTCCGTGCTCCAGTGATTGTTGGCCAGCGGGAGTATTTTCTCTCGGCTTCGGTAGGGGCGGCGGTTTTCCCCATACATGGGAAAAGTGGTACGGAGCTTCTGCAGAAAGCCGATAGGGCCATGTATGCAGCAAAGCTGGCTGGGCGGGCCTGCTACCGTATATACAGCGAGGCAGATGATGCGCAGGGGCGTCTTGAACAGCGCCTCTCTGAGGCTCTGGTAACATCACTGAAAACCTCACCAGATGAGTTTCGTGTGGTGTATCAGCCTCAATATGATCTCCGCTCAGGGCAGGCTGTGGGCATGGAAGCTCTGTTGCGCTGGGATCATCCGGATTTCGGCCCGGTATCGCCTGCCGACTTTGTTCCGCTGGCAGAACGCCGGGGCCTGATTCATGAAATGACACAGTATCTGGTACGCGGGATACTGGCAGACCTTCTGGCGTTCCCCCCGGAGCGGAGTGAGTTCCGGCTGGCGATTAACATTTCGGCCCGTCAAATCACGGATGCCCGGCTGGGCCTGGTTATCGGCCCGCTGTTCAAGCGTATTCAGGAACTGGGCTGGCAGCTGGAAATCGAGATCACTGAAACCCATATCATGCACCTTACCAGGCAGTGTCTGGAAACGCTCAAGGAATTCCGGGATCAGGGTGTTGGGATAGCTATCGATGATTTTGGCACTGGTTACTCTTCGCTGGCGTATCTGCAGAACCTGCCAGTACAGGTGCTCAAAATAGACCGGCAGTTTATCCGTCGCCTGGGCACGGAGAACAGTGATTCCCGGATAGTGTCCGCTATTTTAGGTATTGCGGAAGC